The proteins below come from a single Solidesulfovibrio fructosivorans JJ] genomic window:
- a CDS encoding HD-GYP domain-containing protein, giving the protein MQGKAIMNSREDFYFSVSPLMIFPKALGRFRVYIKQAGNYVLYAAENEQFTPRHRQKLHDAGVTEVYVRAEQKPDYERYVEKHLPQILADAVIPVEERAKVLYTAAEAVVREVFETRLPKGIGKREFSRIANLVEKSLKFLAIDESLKRIADLASHDYTVHTHNVQVFVFSTAILQSMKADEYTQVQAGIGALLHDIGKTHIPGEILSKPGPLTPEERAVINTHPAKGLALCQDVPLTQTAAHCILMHHERMDGAGYPGGLSGELIPPYVRALAVADVYDALTTKRPYADAMQPFQALRLMRDEMGGAFDLDVFKRLVVILSGANMV; this is encoded by the coding sequence ATGCAAGGCAAGGCCATAATGAACTCGCGGGAAGACTTCTACTTTTCCGTTTCTCCCCTGATGATCTTTCCCAAGGCCCTGGGAAGATTTCGCGTCTACATCAAGCAGGCCGGCAACTACGTCCTGTACGCGGCGGAAAACGAGCAGTTCACCCCGCGCCATCGCCAGAAGCTCCACGACGCGGGCGTGACGGAAGTCTATGTCCGGGCCGAGCAGAAGCCCGATTACGAGCGCTACGTCGAAAAGCACCTGCCCCAGATCCTGGCCGATGCCGTCATCCCCGTGGAGGAGCGGGCCAAGGTCCTCTATACCGCCGCCGAGGCCGTGGTGCGCGAGGTCTTCGAGACGCGCCTGCCCAAGGGAATCGGCAAGCGCGAGTTCTCCCGCATCGCCAATCTGGTCGAGAAGAGCCTGAAATTTCTCGCCATCGACGAATCGCTCAAGCGCATCGCCGATCTGGCCTCCCACGACTACACCGTGCATACCCACAACGTGCAGGTGTTCGTTTTCTCCACCGCCATCCTGCAAAGCATGAAGGCCGACGAATACACCCAGGTCCAGGCCGGCATCGGGGCGCTTCTGCACGATATCGGCAAGACCCACATCCCCGGGGAAATCCTGTCCAAGCCCGGCCCCCTGACCCCCGAGGAACGCGCCGTCATCAATACCCACCCGGCCAAGGGCCTGGCCCTGTGCCAGGACGTGCCGCTGACCCAGACGGCCGCCCACTGCATCCTCATGCACCACGAGCGCATGGACGGCGCCGGCTACCCCGGCGGCCTGTCCGGCGAGCTGATCCCGCCCTACGTGCGGGCCCTGGCCGTGGCCGACGTCTACGACGCGCTGACCACCAAACGGCCCTATGCCGACGCCATGCAGCCGTTCCAGGCTCTGCGCCTCATGCGCGATGAGATGGGCGGCGCCTTCGACCTCGACGTCTTCAAACGTCTGGTCGTGATCCTAAGCGGCGCCAACATGGTCTAA
- a CDS encoding 2-phosphosulfolactate phosphatase, which produces MRIKMLELLSGAQQATGTAVVIDVFRACSVACYAFAAGVERMLPVDTVEDARALRAAHPDYLLAGERNCLKLEGFDFGNSPSEVKDAPLAGKTLVHATSAGTRGLFAAMESADRVLTCSFPNIAATAQAILEADPEVVSIVAMGKAGMNHAPEDKLCAMYLANLLQGVPNAFAAIPKFLRTSPSAAIFFGETAIVPEEDFGLCLALDAFDFYLEAMRLPDRRPALTRRYPEHPVTTADAPAA; this is translated from the coding sequence GTGCGCATCAAGATGTTGGAGTTGCTTTCGGGCGCGCAGCAAGCCACGGGGACGGCCGTGGTCATCGATGTTTTCCGCGCCTGTTCCGTGGCCTGTTATGCCTTTGCCGCCGGAGTCGAACGGATGTTGCCCGTGGATACGGTGGAGGACGCCCGGGCCTTGCGTGCCGCCCATCCGGATTACCTGCTCGCCGGCGAACGCAATTGCCTCAAGCTCGAGGGCTTCGATTTCGGCAACTCGCCAAGCGAGGTCAAGGACGCGCCCCTGGCCGGCAAGACCCTGGTCCACGCCACGTCCGCCGGCACCCGGGGACTTTTCGCGGCCATGGAAAGCGCCGACCGGGTCCTGACCTGCTCGTTTCCCAACATCGCCGCCACGGCCCAGGCCATCCTGGAGGCCGACCCGGAAGTCGTCTCCATCGTGGCCATGGGCAAGGCCGGCATGAACCACGCCCCCGAGGACAAGCTGTGCGCCATGTATTTGGCCAACCTGCTCCAGGGAGTGCCCAACGCCTTCGCCGCCATCCCCAAATTCCTGCGCACCTCGCCGAGCGCGGCCATTTTTTTCGGCGAAACAGCCATTGTGCCCGAGGAAGATTTCGGCCTGTGCCTGGCTCTCGACGCCTTTGACTTCTACCTGGAAGCCATGCGTCTCCCGGACCGGCGGCCGGCCCTGACCCGGCGCTATCCCGAGCATCCCGTCACCACGGCCGACGCGCCGGCGGCCTGA
- the proB gene encoding glutamate 5-kinase, which translates to MAHCDWNESRRHVLSQARRIVIKVGSAVLARPGGGLDAAVVASLAAQIAALANAGRKVLLVSSGAVAAGREVLGRHYDPASLAHRQAASAIGQSRLMHAYDQEFARHGRIAAQVLLTRDDLDNRERYLNLRNTLATLFDLEAVPVVNENDPVAISELVYGDNDCLGGLLVGTIGAELFVNLTSARGVYAQNPDEHPEARPMSVIEDIAGLDLDALCGAKTALGTGGMHSKLLAARRVAQLGVPTMILAGREPDALTRAFAGEENGTYVPAGCKPIPRRKFWLAYHHEPQGTLIVDDGAVRALRDKGKSLLPAGIVDVVGDFTVGSMVRIASVEDESIGVGLTNYGAADLRKIMGLKSSRLEQVLGEASYTEAVHRDNMLIDAAI; encoded by the coding sequence ATGGCCCACTGCGACTGGAACGAAAGCCGCCGGCACGTGCTGTCCCAAGCCCGGCGGATTGTCATCAAGGTGGGCAGCGCGGTGCTGGCCCGCCCCGGCGGCGGCCTGGACGCGGCCGTGGTCGCCTCCCTGGCCGCCCAGATCGCCGCCCTGGCCAACGCCGGCCGCAAGGTGCTGCTGGTCTCCAGCGGCGCGGTGGCCGCCGGCCGCGAGGTCCTCGGCCGGCACTACGACCCCGCCTCCCTGGCCCACCGGCAGGCCGCTTCGGCCATCGGCCAAAGCCGGCTCATGCACGCCTACGACCAGGAGTTCGCCCGCCACGGCCGCATCGCCGCCCAGGTGCTGCTGACCCGAGACGACCTGGACAACCGCGAACGCTACCTCAACCTGCGCAACACCCTGGCCACGCTTTTCGATCTCGAGGCCGTGCCCGTGGTCAACGAAAACGACCCGGTGGCCATCTCGGAACTGGTCTACGGCGACAACGACTGCCTGGGCGGACTGCTCGTCGGCACCATCGGGGCGGAACTGTTCGTCAACCTGACCTCGGCCCGGGGCGTGTACGCCCAAAACCCCGACGAGCACCCCGAGGCCAGGCCCATGTCCGTCATCGAGGACATCGCCGGGCTCGACCTGGACGCCCTGTGCGGGGCCAAGACCGCGCTCGGCACCGGAGGCATGCATTCCAAGCTGTTGGCCGCCCGTCGCGTGGCCCAGCTCGGCGTGCCGACCATGATCCTGGCCGGGCGCGAGCCCGATGCCCTCACCCGGGCCTTTGCCGGCGAGGAAAACGGCACCTACGTGCCGGCCGGCTGCAAGCCCATCCCCAGGCGCAAGTTCTGGTTGGCCTACCACCACGAGCCCCAAGGCACCCTCATCGTGGACGACGGCGCGGTGCGGGCGCTTCGCGACAAGGGCAAAAGCCTGCTGCCGGCCGGCATCGTGGATGTGGTCGGCGACTTCACCGTGGGGTCCATGGTGCGCATCGCCAGCGTCGAGGACGAATCCATCGGCGTCGGGCTCACCAACTACGGCGCGGCCGACCTGCGCAAAATCATGGGGCTCAAAAGCTCGCGCCTGGAGCAGGTGCTCGGCGAGGCCTCCTACACCGAGGCCGTGCACCGCGACAACATGCTCATCGACGCGGCTATTTAA
- a CDS encoding class I SAM-dependent methyltransferase: protein MDKEAKCRNWDVFEDDGMCCVCGQKAVFAPIKPGHSLRETRCSSCRSSRRTRDLVRVLARLSAGPKARLLPEALDAMRDWRVFEAQAAGPLHERLRCLPGYVCSEYVPELTAPGSRTQEGLRCEDLERLSFPDASFDLVVTQDIFEHVTDPWRAFDEVWRVLAPGGRHVFTVPIHEGHCTTPRVRFENGTRHDLLPPVHHGDPVRHGGSLVITDYGDDLPALLDKRGQPTDVAVHVAFYKPSEMPGIIEGDIHALYEAAYKAGEKAGFLRYNSVVFVTHKPGGKKQTGGKPF, encoded by the coding sequence ATGGACAAGGAAGCCAAGTGCCGGAACTGGGACGTGTTCGAGGACGACGGGATGTGCTGCGTGTGCGGCCAGAAAGCCGTTTTCGCGCCGATAAAACCCGGGCACAGCCTGCGCGAGACGCGCTGCTCCTCCTGCCGGTCCAGCCGGCGCACCCGCGATCTGGTCCGGGTGCTGGCGCGGCTCTCCGCCGGTCCGAAGGCCAGGCTCCTGCCCGAAGCCCTTGACGCCATGCGGGACTGGCGCGTGTTCGAGGCCCAGGCCGCCGGCCCCCTGCACGAACGCCTGCGTTGCCTGCCGGGATACGTCTGCTCGGAATACGTGCCCGAACTGACCGCGCCCGGCTCCCGCACCCAGGAGGGGCTGCGCTGCGAAGACCTGGAACGCCTGAGCTTTCCCGACGCGTCCTTCGACCTGGTCGTCACCCAGGACATCTTCGAACACGTGACCGATCCCTGGCGCGCCTTCGACGAAGTCTGGCGCGTGCTGGCCCCGGGCGGACGGCACGTCTTCACCGTGCCCATACACGAAGGCCACTGTACGACGCCGCGCGTACGTTTCGAAAACGGAACGCGCCACGACCTGCTGCCTCCGGTGCATCACGGCGATCCCGTGCGCCACGGCGGTTCGCTGGTCATCACCGATTACGGCGACGACCTGCCCGCCCTGCTCGACAAACGCGGCCAGCCCACCGACGTCGCGGTGCACGTGGCCTTCTACAAGCCGTCCGAGATGCCGGGCATCATCGAAGGCGACATCCACGCCCTCTACGAGGCTGCCTACAAGGCCGGCGAAAAAGCCGGCTTCCTGCGCTACAACTCCGTCGTCTTCGTCACGCACAAGCCGGGGGGAAAAAAGCAGACCGGGGGGAAACCTTTCTGA
- the truA gene encoding tRNA pseudouridine(38-40) synthase TruA: MTRVRLTVAYDGTRFAGWQLQAPGMGRTVQGCLEEALARLCGEAARVHGAGRTDAGVHAVAQVAHVDVPEARAGLPWQRALNALLPDDVSVVDAAVVPPDFHARFDASGKIYQYTLWTRPGSILPWRRPYVWDVGRFSPLDVAAMDACAALFAGYHDFAAFQNAGSSVKTSTRLVHGVSRLPQANSDEMVWRFHAEGFLKQMVRNLMGALVEVGRGKAAPEDIRSVLTLGQRRHAPRTAPAGGLCLMAVEYGNAGRGHKRHLGQN, translated from the coding sequence ATGACGCGAGTGCGGTTGACGGTCGCCTACGACGGCACGCGATTCGCCGGGTGGCAGTTGCAGGCTCCGGGCATGGGGCGCACGGTCCAGGGCTGTCTCGAGGAGGCGCTGGCGCGGCTTTGCGGCGAAGCGGCGCGGGTGCACGGGGCGGGGCGCACCGACGCCGGGGTGCATGCCGTGGCCCAGGTGGCCCATGTCGACGTGCCGGAGGCGCGGGCCGGGCTGCCCTGGCAACGGGCGCTCAACGCCTTGCTGCCGGACGACGTCTCGGTGGTGGACGCGGCCGTGGTTCCGCCCGATTTCCATGCCCGGTTCGACGCTTCGGGCAAAATCTACCAATATACGCTCTGGACCCGGCCGGGCTCGATTCTACCCTGGCGACGGCCGTACGTCTGGGACGTGGGCCGCTTTTCGCCACTCGACGTCGCGGCCATGGATGCCTGCGCCGCGCTTTTCGCCGGGTATCACGATTTCGCCGCCTTCCAGAATGCCGGCTCCTCGGTCAAGACCTCGACCCGGCTGGTGCACGGCGTCAGCAGGCTGCCGCAAGCGAATTCCGACGAGATGGTCTGGCGGTTTCATGCCGAAGGGTTCCTCAAGCAGATGGTGCGCAACCTTATGGGCGCGCTGGTCGAGGTCGGGCGCGGGAAAGCTGCGCCCGAGGATATCCGCTCCGTATTGACGTTGGGGCAAAGAAGGCACGCGCCGCGAACGGCGCCGGCCGGCGGGCTTTGCCTGATGGCTGTGGAGTACGGAAACGCCGGCCGGGGGCATAAGCGACATCTTGGCCAAAATTGA
- a CDS encoding MotE family protein, whose translation MPSKKTSPSKRKTTKWLRFATSRRRSDASSRLLLFCERISGRIAPRATKVLSVFLMIAAVKLGVLVFMGLDLMLPDPPARVASVAAPSADTSAVRFALPGPGVALAQQAPAQQPAAAPAKPAATTPDAQALLKRQDELDQREQALNQLQADLDARVAKLKNMENNIKKMLQEAKGVKDQKLKHLIDVYSNMNAKQAAKVLETLDNNIAVRILAGMRGRQAGDILNNMEAKKAAGLTEMLTRLQLPPSDNAS comes from the coding sequence ATGCCATCGAAGAAAACATCGCCGAGCAAAAGGAAAACGACGAAATGGCTTCGGTTCGCTACCAGCCGCCGACGCTCTGACGCCTCGTCACGCCTGCTGCTTTTTTGCGAGCGCATAAGCGGCCGCATCGCGCCCCGGGCCACCAAGGTGCTGAGCGTTTTCCTCATGATCGCGGCCGTCAAGCTCGGCGTGCTGGTCTTCATGGGCCTCGACCTGATGCTGCCCGATCCGCCGGCGCGTGTCGCCAGCGTGGCCGCGCCGTCCGCCGACACATCGGCCGTGCGCTTTGCCCTGCCCGGACCGGGCGTCGCCCTGGCCCAGCAGGCTCCGGCCCAGCAGCCGGCCGCCGCGCCGGCCAAACCCGCCGCCACGACCCCCGATGCCCAGGCGTTGCTCAAACGCCAGGACGAACTGGACCAGCGTGAGCAGGCGCTCAACCAGTTGCAGGCCGACCTCGACGCCCGGGTGGCCAAGCTCAAGAATATGGAGAACAACATCAAGAAGATGTTGCAGGAGGCCAAGGGCGTCAAAGACCAGAAGCTCAAGCACCTCATCGATGTCTATTCCAACATGAACGCCAAGCAGGCGGCCAAGGTGCTGGAGACCCTGGACAACAACATCGCAGTCAGAATTTTGGCGGGCATGCGCGGGCGGCAGGCCGGCGACATCCTCAACAACATGGAAGCCAAGAAGGCGGCCGGCCTGACGGAAATGCTGACCCGGCTGCAACTGCCCCCGAGCGACAACGCATCGTAA
- the fliJ gene encoding flagellar export protein FliJ: protein MAKPFRFNLERILDIRTQFEERARMELGKAIAAHQAGEREVNRLINELAAREASMAQKQNPSAGDIWLWQAYRKRLMADIAMARARLAELAEAREQARQKAVDCSKDRKLLDKLKTNKATRHAIEENIAEQKENDEMASVRYQPPTL from the coding sequence ATGGCCAAGCCCTTTCGATTCAATCTCGAACGCATCCTGGACATCCGCACCCAGTTCGAGGAGCGGGCCAGGATGGAGCTTGGCAAGGCCATTGCCGCCCATCAGGCGGGGGAGCGCGAAGTGAACCGGCTCATAAACGAGCTGGCCGCCCGCGAAGCCTCCATGGCCCAGAAGCAGAACCCGTCGGCCGGGGATATCTGGCTGTGGCAGGCCTATCGCAAACGTCTCATGGCCGATATCGCCATGGCCAGGGCGCGGTTGGCCGAGCTTGCCGAAGCCAGGGAACAGGCCCGCCAAAAAGCCGTCGACTGTTCCAAGGATCGAAAACTGCTGGACAAACTTAAAACGAATAAGGCCACACGCCATGCCATCGAAGAAAACATCGCCGAGCAAAAGGAAAACGACGAAATGGCTTCGGTTCGCTACCAGCCGCCGACGCTCTGA
- a CDS encoding 1,4-dihydroxy-2-naphthoate polyprenyltransferase codes for MATFSQWLTGARPQTLPAALAPVAAGTGAAAALDGAHAFRALLALVVALALQVGVNYANDYSDGVRGTDDERIGPFRLTGSKAASPGAVLAATCLSFAVALAAGVWLLALCGHWWLLVVGAACIPAAWFYTGGKRPYGYRGYGEVFVFIFFGLVAVLGTTYTQADRLSFTALWAAIGIGALACALLVTNNLRDIESDAKSGKYTLTVRLGDAKSRAFYMTLVGIALLMVACMLPRHPWTGLVFFILPLLARPVRAVLSGKAGKELLQVLRDTGKIELLYGLLLGLSLSL; via the coding sequence ATGGCGACATTCTCGCAGTGGCTGACCGGCGCGCGGCCGCAGACGTTGCCCGCGGCCCTGGCTCCGGTTGCGGCCGGGACGGGCGCGGCGGCGGCCTTGGATGGGGCGCATGCGTTTCGGGCGCTTCTGGCTCTGGTCGTGGCCTTGGCGTTGCAGGTCGGGGTCAACTATGCCAACGACTATTCCGACGGGGTTCGCGGCACCGATGACGAGCGCATCGGGCCGTTTCGCTTGACCGGTTCCAAGGCGGCGAGTCCCGGGGCGGTGTTGGCCGCGACGTGCCTGTCCTTTGCCGTGGCGCTTGCGGCCGGCGTCTGGCTTTTGGCGCTTTGCGGCCATTGGTGGCTCCTTGTCGTTGGGGCGGCCTGCATCCCGGCGGCCTGGTTCTATACCGGCGGAAAGCGTCCCTACGGGTATCGCGGCTATGGCGAGGTGTTCGTCTTTATTTTCTTCGGGCTCGTGGCCGTGTTGGGCACGACCTACACCCAGGCGGACCGCCTCTCTTTTACGGCGTTGTGGGCGGCCATCGGCATCGGCGCGCTGGCCTGCGCGCTTTTGGTCACCAACAACCTGCGCGATATCGAAAGCGACGCCAAAAGCGGGAAGTACACCCTGACCGTTCGCCTGGGCGACGCCAAAAGCCGGGCCTTTTACATGACGCTCGTCGGCATCGCTTTACTCATGGTGGCGTGCATGCTGCCGCGCCACCCCTGGACCGGGCTGGTTTTTTTCATCCTGCCGCTGCTCGCGCGGCCGGTGCGCGCGGTGCTTTCCGGCAAGGCGGGCAAGGAGTTGCTGCAGGTTTTACGCGATACCGGTAAGATCGAGCTGCTTTACGGCCTGCTTCTCGGCCTGTCGCTCTCCCTGTAA
- a CDS encoding adenosylcobinamide-GDP ribazoletransferase produces the protein MAFFRNYLAALGFLTRLGPAISNPDMAACVPLFPLVGATLGLVMAVPLWLGLFGGHPLAGGFAYAVANLMLTRGLHLDGFADVADAWGSLATGDRFFTIMKDSRIGAFGGMALVVAILGQTCLGAELLSSGRVWVLALAPTVGRAGAVALMRVCRDLARPGLGALCLPGATARNTAFALAMTLLLGLIWAGPLPLAAICALCGLVLWRLARLARKQGGVNGDFLGAAIVGCELAAFLGGVV, from the coding sequence TTGGCTTTTTTTCGCAATTATCTGGCGGCACTCGGTTTTCTCACCCGGCTTGGCCCGGCGATTTCCAATCCCGACATGGCGGCCTGCGTGCCGCTTTTTCCGTTGGTCGGGGCCACGCTCGGGCTAGTCATGGCCGTGCCGCTATGGCTCGGGCTTTTCGGCGGCCATCCGCTGGCCGGAGGCTTTGCCTATGCCGTGGCCAATCTGATGCTCACGCGCGGGCTGCATCTGGACGGATTCGCCGACGTGGCCGACGCCTGGGGCTCGCTGGCCACTGGAGACCGTTTTTTCACCATCATGAAAGACAGCCGCATCGGCGCGTTCGGCGGCATGGCGCTGGTGGTGGCCATCCTCGGCCAGACCTGCCTCGGCGCGGAACTGCTCTCTTCCGGGCGCGTCTGGGTGCTGGCCCTGGCCCCGACCGTCGGTCGGGCCGGAGCGGTGGCGCTCATGCGCGTCTGCCGCGATCTGGCGCGGCCGGGACTCGGGGCCTTGTGTCTGCCCGGGGCCACGGCGCGCAATACCGCCTTTGCCCTGGCCATGACGCTCCTGCTCGGCCTTATCTGGGCCGGGCCGCTGCCCCTGGCGGCCATATGCGCGCTGTGCGGCCTTGTCCTCTGGCGGCTGGCCCGGCTGGCCCGCAAACAGGGCGGCGTCAACGGCGATTTTCTGGGCGCGGCCATCGTCGGCTGCGAACTGGCGGCGTTTCTGGGTGGGGTGGTGTAG
- a CDS encoding SAM hydrolase/SAM-dependent halogenase family protein, with protein sequence MHQAPLIALLTDFGLVDPYVGQMRSVLMSAAPGVPLLDVSHDVAPQDVLQAGFFLAATLPWLPPGAVVCAVVDPGVGTDRRVLLVQAGSHFLLAPDNGLLTLAFESETGCRFFDATPRHAPRSATFHGRDVFAPLAARLAMGEEARDVAAVWSGPDPVRLEGLAPVREGATLRCRALSVDRFGNVVLGLPVARFDPPPAKAAVVAPVAAPLAPVRTYNDIAPGAVGILAGSQGYLELAMAGASAAARLELRGGDPVILDWPMET encoded by the coding sequence ATGCACCAAGCGCCGTTGATCGCCTTGCTGACGGATTTCGGTCTGGTGGACCCGTATGTGGGGCAAATGCGGTCGGTGCTCATGTCGGCCGCGCCGGGAGTGCCGCTTCTGGACGTGAGCCATGACGTCGCGCCCCAGGATGTGTTGCAGGCCGGATTTTTTCTGGCCGCGACCCTGCCCTGGCTGCCGCCGGGCGCGGTAGTGTGCGCCGTGGTGGACCCGGGCGTGGGCACGGATCGGCGGGTGCTTTTGGTCCAGGCGGGCAGCCACTTCCTGCTTGCGCCGGACAATGGCCTCCTCACGCTGGCGTTCGAGTCCGAAACCGGTTGCCGTTTCTTTGACGCCACGCCGCGCCATGCGCCGCGAAGCGCCACCTTTCACGGCCGCGACGTGTTCGCGCCCCTGGCCGCGAGGCTGGCCATGGGCGAGGAGGCGCGGGACGTGGCCGCCGTCTGGTCGGGCCCCGATCCGGTCCGGCTGGAGGGGCTGGCCCCGGTGCGCGAGGGCGCGACGCTACGCTGCCGGGCGCTGTCCGTGGATCGGTTCGGCAATGTCGTGCTGGGCCTGCCCGTCGCCCGGTTCGACCCGCCGCCGGCTAAGGCGGCGGTTGTCGCGCCGGTGGCCGCGCCGCTTGCGCCGGTCAGGACCTACAATGACATCGCCCCGGGCGCGGTCGGCATCCTGGCCGGCAGCCAGGGCTACCTGGAGCTGGCCATGGCCGGGGCTTCGGCGGCGGCGCGGCTGGAGCTTAGGGGCGGCGATCCCGTAATCCTCGACTGGCCGATGGAGACGTAA
- a CDS encoding ATP synthase subunit c family protein, producing the protein MRKAFMTIFSTAALLTVATAAFAADAAAMGAIGTISWATAIGMGIAAAGCGLGQGLGLKAACEGTARNPEAGGKITVTLILGLAFIESLAIYALVVCLILLFAHPFAQVITG; encoded by the coding sequence ATGCGTAAGGCTTTCATGACCATCTTCTCGACCGCCGCCCTGTTGACCGTGGCCACCGCCGCTTTCGCCGCTGACGCCGCCGCCATGGGCGCCATCGGCACCATCTCCTGGGCCACCGCCATCGGCATGGGCATCGCCGCCGCCGGCTGCGGTCTTGGTCAGGGCCTGGGCCTCAAGGCCGCTTGCGAAGGCACCGCCCGCAACCCCGAGGCCGGTGGTAAGATCACCGTTACCCTGATCCTCGGCCTGGCCTTCATCGAATCCCTGGCCATTTACGCCCTGGTCGTCTGCCTGATCCTGCTCTTCGCTCACCCGTTTGCGCAGGTCATCACCGGCTAA
- the atpB gene encoding F0F1 ATP synthase subunit A codes for MAGGLPHPVLLVEEAAKGVGLYKLNDVFHAQVIDSNVIYAWFVMVLLIALGMLATRKLNMVPSGIQNFFEVVVGGLESFVVENIGEKGRKIFPFLCALFIFIITCNLIGLVPGFDSPTNNVNTNAAMAITVFIYYNFWGIRMWGAGYIKHFMGPFWWLVPLMLPIEIISHLARPLSLTLRLFGNIRGEEIVLVLLFALAPVVGTFPMYFLFSLADCIQAFVFFMLAMIYLKGSLEHAH; via the coding sequence ATGGCTGGTGGGTTGCCGCATCCGGTTCTGCTCGTCGAAGAGGCCGCGAAGGGTGTTGGGCTCTATAAGCTCAACGATGTCTTCCACGCCCAGGTTATCGATTCGAACGTCATCTACGCCTGGTTTGTCATGGTCCTGCTCATCGCCCTGGGCATGCTGGCCACCCGTAAGCTCAACATGGTGCCGAGCGGCATCCAGAACTTTTTCGAAGTCGTGGTCGGCGGCCTCGAATCCTTTGTCGTCGAAAACATCGGCGAGAAAGGCCGCAAGATTTTCCCGTTCCTGTGCGCCCTTTTCATCTTCATCATCACCTGCAACCTGATCGGCCTGGTCCCGGGCTTCGACTCCCCGACCAACAACGTCAACACCAACGCCGCCATGGCCATCACGGTGTTCATCTACTACAACTTCTGGGGCATCCGCATGTGGGGCGCCGGCTACATCAAGCACTTCATGGGCCCGTTCTGGTGGCTGGTGCCGCTGATGCTGCCCATCGAAATCATCTCGCACCTGGCCCGGCCGCTCTCGCTCACGCTCCGTCTTTTCGGCAACATCCGCGGTGAGGAAATCGTCCTGGTGCTGCTTTTCGCCCTGGCGCCCGTGGTCGGCACCTTCCCCATGTACTTCCTGTTCTCGCTGGCCGACTGCATCCAGGCTTTCGTGTTCTTCATGCTGGCCATGATCTACCTCAAGGGCTCGCTGGAACACGCTCACTAG
- a CDS encoding ATP synthase subunit I: MVKNLRDRLDRWLLRRGYVHPEVRELVRNQIVLTALVLLVCLPLSGISVAAWSLAAGTVIISLNFCSLARFGQRITGYGNKREAVLAVLVRFYLRLAISGAALFACIVWFGAMPLPLLAGITTVVVNFLVWGAWRYAGSRTRQTLTGKEA, from the coding sequence ATGGTAAAAAATCTTAGGGACCGGCTGGATCGGTGGCTGCTGCGCCGGGGGTACGTGCATCCCGAGGTGCGCGAGCTTGTCCGCAACCAGATCGTTCTCACCGCCCTGGTTCTTCTCGTCTGCCTGCCGCTGTCCGGCATTTCCGTCGCCGCATGGTCCCTGGCCGCCGGGACCGTCATCATTTCGCTCAATTTCTGTTCCCTGGCCCGGTTCGGCCAGCGGATCACGGGATATGGGAACAAGCGCGAAGCCGTGTTGGCCGTGCTGGTCCGGTTTTATCTGCGACTGGCCATCTCCGGCGCGGCGCTTTTCGCCTGCATTGTCTGGTTCGGGGCTATGCCGCTGCCGCTTCTGGCCGGCATAACCACGGTGGTGGTTAACTTCCTCGTCTGGGGCGCTTGGCGCTACGCCGGCTCCAGGACGCGCCAAACGCTTACGGGAAAGGAGGCATAG
- a CDS encoding AtpZ/AtpI family protein: MFGRLIKDKGVRESIASASVVGLNLVSATFVGLFIGWWLDKWLGTKPWLLLAFLIFGIIAGFRNVMQEVRKIQKADAQNVADGQEEQDGGKGRGQEGDGKKS; encoded by the coding sequence GTGTTCGGCAGATTGATCAAAGACAAGGGTGTTCGCGAGTCCATCGCGTCGGCGTCGGTGGTCGGACTCAATCTGGTCTCCGCGACCTTTGTCGGGCTATTCATCGGCTGGTGGCTGGATAAATGGCTGGGCACCAAGCCGTGGCTCCTGCTGGCATTCTTGATCTTCGGCATCATCGCCGGTTTCAGGAACGTCATGCAGGAAGTGAGAAAGATCCAGAAGGCCGACGCGCAGAACGTCGCGGACGGCCAGGAAGAGCAAGACGGCGGGAAAGGGCGGGGGCAAGAAGGTGATGGTAAAAAATCTTAG
- a CDS encoding MarR family transcriptional regulator, translating into MVRVLDGLERMGLVTRRDQPADRRSKDVRLTTQLGGAGGRPRMFRK; encoded by the coding sequence GTGGTGCGCGTGCTCGACGGCCTGGAGCGCATGGGGCTTGTCACCCGCCGCGACCAGCCCGCCGACCGGCGCAGCAAGGATGTCCGCCTGACCACCCAGCTCGGCGGCGCGGGCGGGCGGCCCCGGATGTTTCGCAAATAA